One Desulfovibrio sp. Fe33 DNA segment encodes these proteins:
- a CDS encoding ABC transporter ATP-binding protein: MSAIHFHNLTIQYGATTVIDRLSLDIEDGSFFVLLGASGCGKTTLLRTIAGFIKPTSGNLYFDDRDLTHVPAHLRNIGFVFQDHALFPNLTVHDNIAYGLKVRKFRKKSINAEVMDIATKVGLGDLLDRFPSELSGGQQQRVALARALVVKPSVLLMDEPLSSLDCKLRIEMRSLIAEIQREIGTTTVLVTHDQEEALELATDVAVIRKGAIEQLGTPRDVYAKPQTAFVADFIGAANILDVESMRLTPENRICCALSCGQDIHIDNDQEIEEIGGTKLIVRPEDILVATRPAPGIKQLEGRVVQVRYHGRSMSYLVKLAEDQFLVVDDALTKASGEIAQGSRVYATLPASLRCVRS; encoded by the coding sequence ATGTCGGCTATTCATTTTCACAATCTTACGATTCAATACGGCGCAACAACCGTGATTGATCGTCTCAGTCTGGATATTGAAGACGGGAGTTTTTTCGTGCTGTTAGGGGCTAGCGGGTGCGGAAAGACCACTTTGTTGCGAACGATTGCAGGTTTTATCAAGCCCACCTCCGGCAACCTTTATTTCGATGATCGGGATTTGACGCATGTTCCCGCACATTTGCGCAACATAGGCTTTGTCTTTCAGGACCATGCGCTTTTCCCGAACCTGACGGTTCACGACAATATCGCGTACGGGCTCAAGGTGCGGAAGTTCCGTAAAAAGTCCATCAATGCCGAAGTCATGGATATCGCTACAAAAGTCGGCCTCGGGGATTTGCTCGACAGGTTCCCGTCCGAGTTGAGCGGCGGTCAGCAACAACGTGTGGCTTTGGCCAGGGCTTTGGTCGTCAAACCTTCCGTCTTGTTGATGGATGAGCCTCTTTCCAGCTTAGACTGCAAACTCAGAATCGAAATGCGTTCGCTCATCGCGGAGATTCAGCGTGAAATCGGCACGACAACGGTCTTGGTCACCCACGATCAAGAGGAAGCGCTTGAACTCGCAACGGACGTGGCCGTGATCAGAAAGGGGGCCATCGAACAGCTTGGTACGCCAAGGGATGTCTATGCAAAGCCGCAAACGGCTTTTGTTGCGGACTTCATCGGAGCTGCCAATATTCTGGACGTTGAATCCATGCGGCTTACCCCCGAGAATCGTATTTGCTGCGCCTTGTCCTGCGGGCAGGATATTCACATCGATAACGATCAGGAAATAGAGGAAATCGGCGGGACAAAACTGATTGTTCGACCTGAAGACATTTTAGTGGCAACCAGGCCCGCTCCAGGCATCAAACAACTGGAGGGTAGGGTTGTCCAGGTCCGGTACCATGGCCGGAGCATGTCATACCTTGTAAAATTAGCGGAAGATCAATTCCTGGTCGTGGATGATGCGCTGACGAAGGCCAGCGGTGAAATAGCTCAGGGAAGCAGGGTATACGCCACGCTGCCTGCC
- a CDS encoding LysR substrate-binding domain-containing protein: protein MSSNSPLNAINVFEVSARLGSFQKAAKELCVTPGAVSRQVKHLEDYVGKKLFRRKSRRIELTTAGRMYYSKVGVSLDVLHKATQEIQSADEKEIILIETPLTFAMHWLIPRLADFKKQFPKIDLRLRTSSEPILVHREIDLFIRRSPNQFSGLKGKKFLTEKSRLVCAPEVLGDLQSWSDEMIYSLPVISMRSRQDLWPMWFRKAELNMNSVENQILLDNTVLAIEAAIQGLGIALIPELFLTQYIDKGSLVYIPKSQKITSGAYYYLKSPMHDEDKAAKFLKWIKNTIKTD, encoded by the coding sequence GTGTCCAGCAATTCTCCACTGAATGCGATAAATGTATTTGAAGTATCAGCACGATTGGGTAGCTTTCAAAAAGCCGCAAAAGAGCTGTGCGTAACTCCCGGTGCTGTAAGCAGACAGGTCAAACACCTGGAAGACTACGTAGGGAAGAAGTTATTCAGGCGAAAATCAAGGCGAATCGAACTCACGACCGCCGGGCGGATGTACTATTCCAAGGTGGGAGTTTCACTGGATGTTCTGCACAAGGCCACCCAGGAAATTCAATCTGCGGACGAAAAGGAAATCATTTTGATCGAGACGCCATTGACCTTTGCGATGCACTGGCTCATCCCGCGTCTCGCGGACTTCAAAAAACAATTTCCAAAGATTGACCTTCGATTGAGAACCAGCTCGGAACCGATACTGGTGCACAGGGAAATCGACCTGTTCATCCGGCGAAGTCCGAATCAGTTTTCAGGCCTTAAGGGTAAGAAATTCCTTACGGAAAAGTCGCGGCTGGTATGCGCGCCCGAAGTACTTGGAGACTTGCAGTCCTGGTCCGACGAAATGATCTATTCCTTGCCGGTTATTTCCATGCGTTCCCGACAGGACTTGTGGCCAATGTGGTTCAGGAAAGCGGAATTGAACATGAACTCGGTTGAAAACCAGATTCTCTTGGACAACACGGTTCTGGCTATCGAAGCGGCAATCCAAGGACTGGGAATCGCGCTGATTCCGGAACTTTTCTTGACGCAATACATCGACAAAGGAAGCCTTGTTTACATTCCGAAATCGCAAAAGATTACATCAGGGGCATACTACTACTTGAAATCACCCATGCATGATGAAGATAAAGCGGCCAAATTTCTCAAGTGGATCAAAAATACAATAAAAACAGACTGA
- the secG gene encoding preprotein translocase subunit SecG, protein METIVIVIHVLACIFLIGAVMLQSGHEGMGVIFGGGSSTMFGSTGAGGLLVKVTAGLATVFLVTSLGYNVLTGNKVSSQDSIMLQQNIPAAETEAPAAPAKPGVTFKDTGDDAKSE, encoded by the coding sequence GTGGAAACCATCGTCATCGTCATCCATGTTTTGGCTTGCATCTTTCTGATCGGTGCTGTAATGCTTCAGTCCGGTCACGAGGGGATGGGAGTCATCTTCGGCGGCGGGAGCAGCACAATGTTCGGAAGCACCGGCGCAGGCGGACTCCTGGTTAAGGTAACCGCTGGACTTGCAACGGTTTTTCTGGTAACTTCCCTCGGGTACAATGTCCTTACGGGCAACAAGGTATCCAGCCAGGACTCCATCATGCTGCAGCAGAATATCCCTGCGGCTGAGACTGAGGCGCCGGCCGCTCCGGCCAAGCCCGGAGTCACTTTCAAGGATACCGGCGACGACGCCAAGAGCGAATAA
- the tpiA gene encoding triose-phosphate isomerase, translating to MKKLMAANWKMYKTWGEAEATARDLVDLAASKLPEDREVLVFPPFTALKAVSDILNPVDGFSTGGQDYYYEDEGAFTGEISPVMLADVGAAYGLTGHSERRHVLGEDDECVGRKTAYGLSRGLKVILCIGELIEERRAGRVHEVLERQLRIGLGGVPGDLDPEQLSVAYEPVWAIGTGEVAGPTEIVEAHAFIRKNLISLFGKKANEIRILYGGSVKPDNCGDIIALDNVDGVLVGGASLHGESFSRIVLA from the coding sequence ATGAAGAAGCTGATGGCAGCCAATTGGAAGATGTACAAGACCTGGGGCGAGGCTGAAGCCACGGCCCGGGATCTGGTCGACCTGGCCGCGAGCAAGCTCCCTGAAGACAGGGAAGTGCTTGTCTTCCCTCCATTCACGGCACTCAAGGCGGTGAGCGATATCCTGAACCCGGTGGACGGTTTCTCCACGGGCGGACAGGACTATTATTATGAAGATGAAGGGGCGTTTACCGGAGAGATATCGCCGGTCATGCTTGCGGACGTCGGAGCGGCATACGGCCTGACCGGTCATTCCGAGCGTAGGCACGTCCTGGGCGAGGATGATGAGTGTGTTGGCCGCAAAACCGCCTATGGGCTCTCCCGTGGGCTGAAGGTCATCCTGTGCATCGGAGAGCTTATCGAGGAACGCAGGGCGGGCCGAGTGCATGAAGTCCTGGAACGCCAGTTGCGGATAGGTCTTGGGGGTGTTCCCGGGGACCTTGATCCCGAGCAATTGTCGGTAGCCTACGAACCTGTCTGGGCTATCGGCACCGGTGAGGTGGCGGGGCCGACTGAAATTGTCGAAGCTCATGCTTTTATCCGGAAAAATCTTATTTCTCTCTTTGGGAAAAAAGCTAATGAAATTAGGATTTTATATGGTGGAAGTGTCAAGCCGGATAATTGCGGCGACATTATTGCGCTTGACAACGTGGACGGAGTGTTGGTAGGAGGCGCGAGCTTGCACGGCGAAAGCTTCAGCCGAATCGTACTGGCTTGA
- a CDS encoding phosphoglycerate kinase, producing the protein MLFIDQVDIAGKKLLFRVDFNVPIEDGVITDDNRIRAALPTIRYALDKGASVILCAHLGKPKGKVVPELSLGPVANRTGELLGKGVPLVPGRIGDQAVKMAADLQPGQVIMLDNLRFNPEETGKTPEERGDFGKLLASLADVYVNDAFGVAHRENASVVDVPRYAKVCCCGFLLQREYEYLGEALKSPKRPYVCVSGGAKVSTKLGILNNLLGKVDDIIIGGAMANTFLLAQGYDVGQSLVEPDLVDAAAEIMAKAKSMGSELHLPVDFLYAKTPKAKQAEGVCSAKTIPSDALVLDIGPETITYFVSILKLAKTVVWNGPMGLFETTAFANGSLAVCEAIAGLDKSLTIVGGGDTDAVVHLMKLEDKFSFISTGGGSFLEFLEGKELPAFKALKECV; encoded by the coding sequence ATGCTGTTTATAGATCAGGTGGATATCGCAGGGAAAAAATTGCTCTTCAGAGTGGACTTCAACGTTCCGATCGAAGACGGCGTCATCACCGACGACAACCGCATCCGCGCGGCCCTGCCGACCATCCGGTACGCCCTGGACAAGGGGGCTTCGGTCATTCTTTGCGCGCACCTGGGCAAGCCCAAGGGCAAAGTCGTGCCCGAGCTTTCCCTTGGTCCTGTGGCCAATCGGACCGGCGAATTGCTCGGCAAGGGCGTTCCCCTGGTGCCGGGACGGATCGGCGATCAGGCCGTAAAGATGGCCGCCGACCTCCAGCCTGGGCAAGTCATCATGCTCGACAACCTGCGTTTCAATCCGGAGGAGACCGGCAAGACGCCGGAAGAGCGGGGCGATTTCGGCAAGTTGCTGGCTTCCCTGGCCGACGTGTATGTGAACGACGCCTTTGGAGTCGCGCATCGCGAAAATGCTTCGGTGGTGGATGTGCCCAGGTACGCCAAGGTCTGCTGCTGCGGCTTTTTGCTGCAACGTGAGTACGAGTATCTCGGCGAAGCGTTAAAGTCCCCAAAACGGCCTTACGTCTGCGTTTCCGGCGGCGCCAAGGTGTCCACCAAGCTGGGTATTCTGAACAACCTGTTGGGCAAGGTGGACGACATCATCATCGGCGGGGCCATGGCCAATACCTTCCTGTTGGCTCAGGGATACGACGTGGGCCAGTCGCTGGTTGAGCCGGACCTGGTGGATGCGGCCGCGGAGATCATGGCCAAAGCCAAGTCGATGGGGTCGGAGCTGCATCTGCCTGTGGACTTTCTCTACGCCAAAACGCCCAAGGCAAAGCAGGCTGAAGGCGTGTGTTCGGCCAAGACTATCCCGTCGGACGCCTTAGTTCTGGACATCGGCCCGGAAACCATCACCTACTTCGTCTCCATCCTCAAGCTGGCCAAAACCGTCGTATGGAATGGGCCCATGGGGCTTTTCGAGACCACCGCCTTCGCGAACGGTTCGCTGGCGGTCTGCGAAGCCATCGCCGGACTGGACAAGTCCCTGACCATTGTGGGCGGCGGAGATACCGATGCCGTTGTTCATCTGATGAAGTTGGAAGATAAATTCAGCTTCATTTCCACCGGCGGCGGTTCTTTCCTGGAATTTCTTGAAGGTAAGGAGCTTCCGGCCTTCAAAGCCTTAAAGGAGTGCGTTTAA
- the rimI gene encoding ribosomal protein S18-alanine N-acetyltransferase has product MKDEVVELGEPDVGDLIELEALCFDYHWTREQFLLGLEAGAFKVIGVRRDGVLAGYMAFSLIADEMEILNLAVHPDFRRQGLGEALLARSFEICSQSGITKSFLDVKVSNDPALALYRKFGYKKIGVRKKYYPDTREDALLFRYDFQNNEA; this is encoded by the coding sequence ATGAAAGACGAAGTCGTCGAATTGGGGGAGCCGGACGTCGGCGATCTCATCGAGCTTGAGGCGCTTTGCTTCGACTACCACTGGACCAGGGAGCAGTTTCTGCTTGGCCTGGAGGCGGGAGCCTTCAAGGTGATCGGCGTGCGTCGGGACGGTGTTCTCGCCGGATACATGGCCTTTTCCCTTATTGCCGACGAGATGGAAATTCTGAATCTGGCCGTGCATCCTGATTTCAGACGGCAGGGGCTCGGCGAAGCCCTTCTGGCCAGGAGTTTTGAAATTTGCAGCCAAAGCGGCATTACCAAGAGTTTTTTGGATGTAAAGGTCTCCAATGATCCGGCCTTGGCTTTATACCGCAAGTTCGGATACAAGAAGATTGGCGTAAGGAAGAAATATTACCCGGACACCAGGGAAGACGCACTGTTGTTCCGGTACGACTTTCAAAACAACGAAGCGTGA
- a CDS encoding NUDIX hydrolase, with translation MISPQDSLEQDADHLVEVIDKDNRPLAVLSKRSVHRQLLMHRSVQVLVFNPEKKIFLQKRNQNKLFFPGRWDISARTHPRAGESAFDAAVRALREELNLEIEHPQLVKELPAGPETGFEHVSLFEVTRNILPVVPNEDSASEGFYYSPEELTCLVKEFRELLTPNLVILWESGLLVPA, from the coding sequence ATGATCTCTCCCCAAGACTCCCTCGAACAAGACGCGGACCATCTGGTCGAAGTCATCGACAAGGACAACCGCCCGCTGGCCGTGCTTTCCAAGCGCAGCGTACACCGGCAGTTGCTGATGCACCGCTCCGTCCAGGTGCTCGTTTTCAACCCCGAAAAAAAAATCTTCCTGCAAAAGCGCAACCAGAACAAACTGTTCTTCCCAGGCAGATGGGACATCTCCGCCCGCACTCATCCCAGGGCCGGTGAATCCGCGTTCGATGCCGCCGTGCGTGCTCTCAGGGAAGAGTTGAACCTGGAGATCGAACATCCTCAGTTGGTCAAAGAGCTGCCCGCCGGACCGGAAACGGGTTTTGAGCACGTTTCCCTGTTCGAGGTGACCAGAAACATCTTGCCGGTTGTTCCCAATGAGGATTCGGCATCGGAAGGATTCTACTACTCTCCGGAGGAACTGACCTGCCTGGTCAAGGAATTCCGGGAGCTGCTCACGCCGAACCTCGTGATTCTCTGGGAATCCGGCCTGCTCGTACCGGCCTAA
- a CDS encoding inositol monophosphatase family protein — protein sequence MTGDFDVARVMQGLELVADRAGEIVREGAGRTRKIRHKGRIDLVTETDMAVETMLKDELAALLPGSDFLAEETAKDTDLGELTWIIDPVDGTTNFAHGLPFVANSIALWRRDRVVLGMVNMPLMDERFTAMEGRGAFLNGAPISVTGEGDLEQCLLATGFPYDIETHLEDILKNLRTLLPLTQGIRRAGAAAVDLAYVACGRLDGFYERALNPWDTAAGMLLVREAGGMVSEYDASRPYAFGSSCILATNGRIHGKVSGLIAGS from the coding sequence ATGACGGGTGATTTCGATGTCGCGCGCGTTATGCAAGGGCTTGAGCTCGTTGCGGACAGGGCCGGTGAAATAGTGCGGGAAGGCGCGGGCCGGACTCGGAAGATCAGGCACAAGGGCCGCATCGACCTGGTCACCGAGACCGACATGGCCGTGGAGACCATGCTCAAGGATGAATTGGCCGCACTTCTGCCCGGTTCTGATTTTCTGGCCGAGGAGACGGCCAAGGATACCGACCTTGGAGAATTGACCTGGATCATTGATCCGGTGGACGGGACCACGAATTTCGCTCACGGACTTCCGTTCGTGGCCAACTCCATCGCCTTGTGGCGTCGTGATCGGGTGGTTCTCGGCATGGTCAACATGCCGCTCATGGATGAACGGTTCACCGCAATGGAAGGGCGGGGCGCTTTCTTGAACGGCGCACCCATCAGCGTGACCGGTGAGGGCGATCTTGAGCAATGCCTCTTGGCCACCGGTTTTCCCTACGATATTGAGACGCACCTCGAAGACATTCTGAAGAACCTTCGTACGCTGCTGCCTTTGACCCAGGGCATTCGCCGGGCGGGTGCCGCGGCCGTGGATCTGGCATATGTCGCCTGCGGACGGCTGGATGGCTTTTACGAGCGCGCCCTCAATCCGTGGGATACGGCTGCGGGGATGCTGCTAGTCCGAGAGGCGGGCGGCATGGTGAGTGAGTATGATGCCTCCAGGCCGTATGCTTTCGGATCGTCCTGCATCCTGGCCACCAACGGCCGAATTCACGGAAAGGTGAGCGGACTTATCGCCGGGAGTTAG
- a CDS encoding DUF6485 family protein: protein MKKKDQCPRSKINEQYCTCTHNCDRHGICCECLHYHRQRGELPACYFTKEEEKTFNRSLEFFIQRRS from the coding sequence ATGAAAAAGAAGGATCAATGCCCGCGATCGAAAATCAACGAGCAATATTGTACTTGCACCCATAACTGTGACAGGCACGGCATTTGTTGCGAATGTCTGCACTACCATCGGCAGAGGGGGGAGCTCCCTGCCTGCTACTTCACCAAGGAAGAGGAAAAAACCTTCAACAGGTCCTTGGAATTTTTCATTCAGCGCAGGTCCTGA
- the gcvT gene encoding glycine cleavage system aminomethyltransferase GcvT: MENLQTTPLTRWHRNNGAKMAPFAGFDMPVQYKGIIIEHKHTREKAGIFDICHMGEFTLSGKGAKDGLNKIVSHDLDTLGPGKCRYGFLLNENGGINDDLIVYCKAEDEYMLVVNGACRQKDFDHIAANLPEGLVFTDISDETGKIDVQGPESLEVLNDLFGSKWNHLKYFNFESTDEMGFPMIVSRTGYTGELGYELYLPADKVQEIWEKLIADERVEPVGLGARDTLRLEIGYPLYGQDLDEQRTPVEAGAGFFLKKESDYIGKSGLDRVDETLISLTIEGRRTARHHDEVLLPGGEKTGVITSGSFAPSLGHCVALAYVRAEDADKDTFIIKTARAELEAKKTSLPFYKEGTARMKTE; encoded by the coding sequence TTGGAAAACCTGCAGACCACCCCGCTCACCCGATGGCACAGGAACAACGGCGCCAAGATGGCCCCGTTCGCCGGTTTCGACATGCCCGTGCAGTACAAGGGCATCATCATCGAGCACAAGCACACCCGGGAAAAGGCCGGCATCTTCGACATTTGCCACATGGGCGAATTCACCCTCTCCGGCAAGGGCGCCAAGGACGGACTGAACAAGATCGTCAGCCACGACCTGGATACGCTGGGTCCCGGCAAGTGCCGCTACGGCTTCCTTCTCAACGAAAACGGCGGCATCAACGACGACCTGATCGTTTACTGCAAGGCCGAAGATGAATACATGCTCGTGGTCAACGGCGCATGTCGCCAAAAGGATTTCGACCACATCGCGGCCAACCTGCCCGAAGGCCTGGTTTTCACCGACATCAGCGACGAAACCGGCAAAATAGACGTGCAGGGCCCCGAAAGCCTGGAAGTGCTCAACGATCTCTTCGGATCGAAATGGAATCATTTGAAATACTTCAATTTCGAATCGACCGACGAAATGGGATTCCCCATGATCGTCAGCCGCACCGGCTATACTGGCGAGCTGGGCTATGAACTCTACCTGCCTGCAGACAAGGTCCAGGAAATCTGGGAAAAACTGATCGCCGACGAACGGGTTGAGCCGGTCGGCCTGGGCGCTCGCGACACCCTCCGCCTGGAAATAGGCTATCCGCTCTATGGCCAGGACCTGGACGAGCAACGCACCCCCGTTGAAGCCGGAGCCGGATTCTTCCTTAAAAAGGAATCCGACTACATCGGCAAATCCGGCCTGGACCGGGTGGACGAGACCTTGATTTCCCTGACCATCGAGGGCCGTCGAACCGCCCGGCATCACGATGAGGTCTTGCTGCCCGGCGGCGAGAAGACCGGCGTGATAACCAGCGGCTCCTTCGCCCCCAGCCTTGGTCACTGCGTCGCCCTGGCCTATGTTCGGGCCGAGGATGCGGATAAGGACACCTTCATCATCAAGACCGCCCGCGCCGAACTGGAAGCGAAAAAAACCAGCCTGCCCTTCTACAAGGAAGGGACGGCCAGAATGAAAACGGAATAA
- a CDS encoding lysophospholipid acyltransferase family protein, whose product MKIPIDPAVFAPVIASLFKLWARTIRFEPFGEPERLLEANRDGAPTVLALWHGEIFPVTAYGHITSSHLVTFVSQSKDGEFIARVLERIGHTTVRGSSTRGGVKALLQAKRVMERENRMAVFTIDGPKGPRHKAKEGVIYLAQRTGAKIIPLRAYPQRKKIFDKSWDHFVLPMPFTRCPVYIGDPMTVTTEKLTKEVLAQETAKLEARMLSLGPE is encoded by the coding sequence ATGAAAATACCGATTGATCCCGCCGTATTCGCCCCTGTCATCGCCTCGCTGTTCAAGTTGTGGGCGCGGACCATTCGTTTCGAGCCCTTTGGCGAACCCGAAAGACTCCTTGAAGCGAACAGGGACGGCGCTCCCACTGTTTTGGCCTTATGGCATGGTGAAATTTTTCCGGTGACCGCCTATGGACACATCACGAGCTCCCATTTGGTGACTTTCGTCAGCCAGAGCAAGGACGGGGAGTTCATCGCCCGGGTCCTGGAGCGGATCGGCCACACTACGGTGCGCGGGTCGAGCACGCGGGGCGGAGTCAAGGCGCTGCTTCAGGCAAAACGGGTTATGGAGCGGGAAAACCGCATGGCCGTATTCACCATAGACGGCCCCAAGGGCCCTCGCCACAAGGCCAAGGAAGGCGTCATCTATCTGGCTCAGCGAACCGGAGCCAAGATCATTCCGCTTCGAGCCTACCCCCAGCGCAAAAAAATCTTCGACAAATCATGGGATCATTTCGTTTTGCCCATGCCGTTTACGCGCTGCCCGGTTTACATCGGAGACCCCATGACCGTGACCACTGAAAAGTTGACCAAAGAGGTCCTTGCCCAAGAGACCGCGAAACTTGAGGCGCGGATGCTTTCCCTCGGTCCGGAGTAG
- the yedF gene encoding sulfurtransferase-like selenium metabolism protein YedF has translation MSDISIDCKGLPCPQPVLRCKETIEKDGPAKLVVVVDNDAARENVSRFMTMQGYTVQTERSGSEQIVTGLREDGTGSGTESDECAVIAKAELKSSANEKTLVFVPAETMGSGDDELGASLMFNFMVTLKELGDELWRIILVNGGVKLAVPGSRCFEELKKLEESGVSILVCGTCLEFFGLTDQRGVGDVTNMLDVVTSFQLATKTIRV, from the coding sequence ATGTCCGACATTTCCATTGATTGCAAAGGACTTCCCTGCCCTCAGCCCGTACTGCGCTGCAAGGAAACCATTGAAAAGGACGGCCCGGCCAAACTGGTGGTCGTCGTGGACAACGACGCCGCCAGGGAAAACGTATCCCGCTTCATGACCATGCAGGGGTATACGGTGCAAACGGAACGCTCCGGTTCGGAGCAGATCGTTACCGGCCTGCGTGAGGACGGGACCGGGAGCGGCACGGAATCCGATGAATGCGCCGTCATTGCCAAGGCCGAACTCAAATCCTCAGCCAACGAGAAAACGCTGGTCTTCGTGCCGGCCGAGACCATGGGTTCCGGCGACGACGAGCTTGGCGCCAGTCTTATGTTCAACTTCATGGTCACCTTGAAGGAACTCGGAGATGAACTCTGGCGCATCATCCTGGTCAATGGCGGCGTCAAGCTCGCCGTGCCCGGCAGCCGGTGCTTCGAAGAACTCAAGAAGCTGGAGGAAAGCGGCGTCTCCATCCTGGTTTGCGGCACCTGTCTGGAGTTCTTCGGCCTGACCGATCAACGCGGAGTGGGCGACGTGACCAACATGCTCGACGTGGTCACAAGCTTCCAGCTTGCCACCAAGACCATTCGGGTCTAG
- a CDS encoding pseudouridine synthase, which produces MINAPSESIRLNKFIAQCGVASRRGADEMVFAGRVTVNGSVADSPGVKIDPACDEVCVDGKSIGQKASADDVTLILHKPVETVTTAKDPQGRKTVLDLLPPEIRKRRPFPVGRLDFFSEGLLLLTTDGDLCYRLTHPKYHLPKVYLVTIRGSVPQSAVLTMRQGMTLKEGEKLAPAKVRVKKPIAGTQQLEITLIQGINRQIRRMCDELGLTILRLMRVSQGPVALGDLKRGAWRELTAEEIAALKKNVGL; this is translated from the coding sequence ATGATCAATGCCCCTTCCGAATCCATACGGCTGAACAAGTTCATCGCCCAATGCGGCGTCGCATCCCGTCGCGGCGCAGACGAAATGGTCTTTGCGGGCCGGGTGACCGTCAACGGCTCCGTGGCCGACTCGCCCGGCGTCAAAATCGACCCTGCCTGTGATGAAGTCTGCGTGGACGGCAAGTCCATTGGCCAGAAGGCAAGCGCCGACGACGTGACGCTCATCCTGCACAAGCCGGTGGAGACAGTGACCACCGCCAAAGACCCCCAGGGCCGCAAGACGGTTCTGGACCTTCTGCCTCCGGAAATCCGCAAAAGACGCCCTTTTCCGGTAGGAAGGCTGGACTTCTTTTCCGAAGGCCTGCTGCTGCTGACCACGGACGGCGACCTCTGCTACAGGCTGACGCACCCCAAATACCATCTTCCCAAGGTCTATCTCGTGACCATCCGGGGCAGTGTGCCGCAAAGCGCGGTGCTGACCATGCGCCAAGGCATGACCCTCAAGGAAGGCGAAAAGCTCGCACCGGCCAAAGTACGGGTAAAAAAACCGATAGCTGGAACACAACAGCTTGAAATAACGCTTATCCAAGGGATCAACAGACAGATTCGCAGGATGTGCGACGAGCTCGGCCTGACCATCCTGCGCCTTATGCGGGTCAGCCAGGGGCCTGTGGCGTTGGGCGACCTCAAGCGCGGCGCGTGGCGGGAACTGACCGCCGAGGAAATAGCCGCGTTAAAAAAGAACGTCGGGCTTTAA
- a CDS encoding LolA family protein produces MSRVFTTVFATALVLLLPVFAQAAESIPAQDLPDLIQKRYETLKTFRANFSQELTNVASGEVEKREGKIWFRQPSQVRWETSAPEKELLVVGPEFAWDYIPDEELAIKYGVRTLLDSKTILRFLSGQANIKEDFVVRTDWPNSDEVRSKWGKDLTVLQLLPKEAEPGMVLAFIGVVPDTGLLKQVMIVDFYGNGNEVRLDNVEIDVDLAPEMFTFTPPQGTQVEDNTQGF; encoded by the coding sequence ATGTCTAGAGTCTTCACTACCGTTTTCGCCACTGCATTAGTCTTGTTGCTGCCCGTCTTCGCGCAGGCGGCGGAGTCCATTCCGGCGCAGGATTTGCCTGACCTCATTCAGAAGCGATATGAGACCCTTAAAACTTTTCGGGCTAATTTTTCCCAGGAACTGACCAATGTGGCCAGCGGAGAAGTTGAGAAGCGCGAAGGGAAAATTTGGTTTCGCCAGCCTTCTCAGGTCCGTTGGGAGACTTCGGCCCCGGAAAAGGAACTCCTCGTCGTCGGTCCAGAGTTCGCCTGGGATTATATTCCGGACGAGGAACTGGCCATCAAGTACGGGGTGAGGACTTTGCTCGATTCGAAAACCATTCTGCGTTTTCTTTCGGGACAGGCCAACATCAAGGAAGACTTCGTGGTCAGGACGGATTGGCCGAACTCGGACGAAGTCCGCTCCAAATGGGGCAAGGATTTGACCGTGTTGCAGCTTCTGCCCAAGGAGGCCGAACCCGGCATGGTTCTGGCTTTCATCGGCGTAGTGCCGGACACCGGCCTGCTCAAGCAGGTCATGATCGTGGATTTCTACGGGAACGGCAACGAGGTCAGGCTCGACAACGTGGAGATCGATGTGGACCTCGCCCCCGAGATGTTCACGTTCACCCCGCCTCAGGGGACGCAGGTCGAGGACAATACCCAAGGATTTTAA